From Mycolicibacterium nivoides, a single genomic window includes:
- the mrf gene encoding ribosome hibernation factor-recruiting GTPase MRF: protein MRTPVVLIAGQGDSDGVAEELGRRPGTVLVRHTFDGQVVLRTVSDGGGTSELALELAHGCVTCTVRDDLLILLRRLSRRGDVERIVVQLMPWLEAEPACWAINTVRVHVGPGYLDGPAARDVSIEAVIASLDASVWLEQSVGDEELPDGRTVAQVVVGQAEFADMLVLNEPDATTLAVLRRLAPRARITVGPDQVELGLAHLEPNSPRGRTATPHDPLLAGEPPLEPDDEVIIVEFAARRPFHPLRLHSAVDLLLDGVVRTRGRAWLANRPADVMWIESAGGGMHFSNAGKWLAAMDSTERAYTDPERLAMAAIDWHHQFGDRHISLTVLVCGARPGEVIEALRGALLTDDELARPEQWADYPDPFGDWHEEPCQPGIDEPATSVRQEARQEGESQ, encoded by the coding sequence GTGCGAACCCCTGTGGTGCTGATCGCCGGTCAAGGTGACAGCGACGGCGTAGCAGAAGAACTGGGCCGCAGGCCGGGAACCGTGCTGGTGCGCCACACCTTTGACGGCCAGGTGGTCCTGCGGACCGTGTCCGACGGCGGCGGGACATCCGAACTGGCCCTGGAGCTGGCCCACGGTTGCGTGACCTGCACGGTCCGCGACGACCTGCTGATCCTGTTGCGGCGCCTGAGCCGGCGCGGCGACGTGGAGCGCATCGTCGTGCAGTTGATGCCCTGGCTGGAGGCCGAGCCGGCGTGCTGGGCGATCAACACCGTCCGGGTCCACGTCGGGCCCGGTTACCTCGACGGGCCAGCCGCCCGCGACGTGAGCATCGAGGCGGTCATCGCAAGCCTGGACGCCTCGGTCTGGCTGGAACAGTCCGTCGGCGACGAGGAGCTGCCCGACGGGCGCACTGTCGCCCAGGTGGTCGTCGGTCAGGCCGAGTTCGCCGACATGCTGGTGCTCAACGAGCCCGACGCCACCACACTGGCGGTGCTGCGCCGGCTCGCACCCCGCGCCCGCATCACCGTGGGCCCCGACCAGGTGGAGCTCGGCCTGGCACACCTGGAACCGAACAGTCCGCGCGGGCGCACCGCGACACCGCACGATCCGCTCCTGGCCGGTGAACCGCCGCTGGAACCCGACGACGAGGTCATCATCGTCGAATTCGCCGCGCGCCGACCGTTTCACCCGCTACGCCTGCACTCCGCCGTCGATCTCCTGCTCGACGGCGTGGTGCGCACCCGTGGGCGGGCCTGGCTGGCCAACCGGCCCGCCGACGTCATGTGGATCGAATCCGCCGGCGGCGGAATGCATTTCAGCAATGCCGGAAAATGGCTGGCGGCAATGGATTCCACCGAGCGGGCCTACACCGACCCCGAACGCCTGGCGATGGCCGCGATCGACTGGCATCACCAGTTCGGTGATCGCCACATCTCTCTGACGGTACTGGTCTGTGGAGCCAGGCCCGGCGAGGTCATCGAGGCGCTGCGCGGCGCGCTGCTCACCGACGACGAGCTGGCGCGGCCCGAGCAGTGGGCCGATTACCCCGACCCGTTCGGGGATTGGCACGAAGAACCCTGCCAGCCCGGAATCGACGAACCCGCCACGTCCGTCCGTCAGGAAGCCCGCCAGGAAGGGGAATCCCAGTGA
- a CDS encoding MBL fold metallo-hydrolase, translating to MRLKPGRPDLAPYARFFDAPSATPQSPVTVTWAGVSTLLVDDGSSALLTDGFFSRPALSSVVLGKLAPSLPRIDGSLARLGVDKLEAVLPVHTHFDHAMDSAVVAERTGARLVGGTSTAQVGAGGGLAPDRIVTVTPGEAVTLGAFQVTLFESEHCPPDRFPGTITAPVVPPVKASAYKCGEAWSTLVHHRPSDRSLLIVGSAGAVPGALDGQHAEVVYLGIGQLGLQSEQYLESYWADTVRTVGARRVVLIHWDDFFRPLHKPLRALPYAGDDLDVSMRVLTRLAERDAVSLHLPALWQRADPWVS from the coding sequence ATGCGGCTCAAGCCTGGCAGACCCGACCTGGCCCCCTATGCGCGGTTCTTCGACGCACCGTCGGCCACACCGCAATCCCCGGTCACGGTGACGTGGGCCGGGGTCAGCACGCTCCTGGTCGACGACGGCTCCTCGGCCCTCCTCACCGATGGGTTCTTCTCCCGGCCCGCGCTGTCGAGCGTCGTCCTGGGCAAGCTGGCGCCGTCACTGCCCCGCATCGATGGCAGCCTGGCCCGCCTCGGCGTCGACAAGCTCGAAGCCGTGCTGCCGGTCCACACCCACTTCGACCACGCCATGGACTCGGCCGTCGTGGCCGAGCGCACCGGTGCCCGACTGGTGGGCGGTACCTCGACCGCCCAGGTCGGTGCCGGCGGTGGCCTGGCTCCCGACCGGATCGTCACGGTCACCCCGGGCGAAGCCGTCACCCTCGGAGCGTTTCAGGTGACGCTCTTCGAGTCAGAGCACTGCCCACCGGACCGCTTCCCCGGCACCATCACCGCGCCTGTCGTGCCGCCGGTGAAGGCCTCTGCGTACAAATGCGGTGAGGCCTGGTCGACCCTGGTACACCACCGGCCCAGCGACCGCAGCCTGCTGATCGTCGGCAGCGCCGGCGCTGTGCCCGGCGCACTGGACGGGCAGCACGCCGAGGTGGTCTACCTCGGGATCGGCCAACTGGGGTTGCAGTCCGAGCAGTACCTGGAGAGCTACTGGGCCGACACCGTGCGCACCGTGGGCGCGCGCCGAGTGGTGCTGATCCACTGGGACGACTTCTTCCGGCCGCTGCACAAACCGTTGCGCGCACTGCCGTACGCCGGTGACGACCTGGACGTCTCCATGCGGGTGCTGACCCGGCTGGCCGAACGGGACGCGGTGAGCCTGCACCTGCCGGCGCTGTGGCAGCGCGCCGACCCGTGGGTCAGTTGA
- a CDS encoding type B 50S ribosomal protein L31 produces the protein MKSDIHPDYHPVVFQDAATGTKFLTRSTATSERTIEWPTPDGIQTYPLIVVDVTSDSHPFWTGSARHIDSAGQVEKFRRRYG, from the coding sequence GTGAAATCCGACATCCACCCCGACTATCACCCCGTGGTGTTCCAGGACGCAGCGACCGGCACCAAATTTCTCACCCGGTCGACCGCGACCAGTGAGCGCACCATCGAGTGGCCCACCCCGGACGGAATCCAGACCTACCCGCTGATCGTCGTCGACGTCACCAGTGATTCGCATCCGTTCTGGACCGGCTCCGCACGCCATATCGACTCGGCCGGGCAGGTGGAGAAGTTCCGCCGTCGCTACGGATAG